The Anopheles coluzzii chromosome 2, AcolN3, whole genome shotgun sequence genome window below encodes:
- the LOC120949038 gene encoding ADP-ribosylation factor-like protein 2-binding protein, which translates to MNFEENIIKRQNSSEYFDTVIGHIEDIVIGEEFQRMVNQFMECYYYEFEPGEENKIVYTEIYQKYTNMIEAHIVEHLNRKMSCFDMDLFAMELENKKTQLDGEIFELLYTLTDFLAFKDMVLDYKAFKEGAYDDLSKGISVTGLQK; encoded by the exons atgaattttgaagaaaacaTCATTAAAAGACAAAATTCAAGCGAATACTTCGACACTGTGATTGGCCACATCGAGGACATAGTAATCGGCGAAGAGTTTCAG CGGATGGTCAATCAGTTCATGGAGTGCTACTACTACGAGTTTGAACCGGGGGAAGAGAATAAAATCGTCTACACGGAGATCTACCAGAAGTATACGAACATGATCGAGGCGCACATCGTCGAGCATCTGAACCGGAAGATGAGCTGCTTCGATATGGATCTGTTTGCGATGGAGCTGGAGAACAAAAAGACGCAGCTCGACGGGGAGATCTTTGAGCTGCTGTACACGCTGACCGACTTTCTCGCCTTCAAGGATATGGTGCTGGATTACAAGGCGTTCAAGGAAGGCGCATACGACGATCTGAGCAAGGGCATCAGCGTGACGGGTCTGCAGAAATAG
- the LOC120949036 gene encoding nuclear pore complex protein Nup93-1 — MDFNALLQQAQKLTHETQVSDDLPRVERTLPQVLQATQELHSRVTQTGAQDMQAHILLGSNGIDLPKISQKLETLSSRKTFEPLDPIATTDVQNFLRNEKENAILAVIEEVHKNSYLSAETQKWDHMMNDWKQEKVKLMNALIGPSQSWIDIRKGPEQTILNETTFGGRSSLNSQEMAYAREVHEYNKLVCEGAMRPSLIQRFAQVAESFNDSRVNDVWEVMKYMTNVTPIPRSQDPMKVRCSQHLFINQAKRYLENRYKIFMQTVISEHLREARRGGIPSVLNLVGSFVGLKLATHGLNSSFIGLQDGQVDGKPLWPMVYYCLRCGDIASALKCMQMAGQGHEDLIAVLEEKCHNPEQKTNPRLELQIRMQYKRQIRNATDPYKRAVYCIVGCCDIQEPHADIAKTTDDFLWIQLSLIRTDGDDSAEHLTCSGLQSMILEQYGEKHYNANEQPHLYFQLLALTGQYEAGIEFLSRFEKYRVHAVHIGLALNELHMIGGPRNLQEPLLSVDFEDPHPMRRLNIARLIMLYVKKFEITDPPEALHYFYFLRNLKDSEGRNLFLVSVADLAIECRDFDLLFGRMQRDGMRSRGLIDQFETVHIDARTVCEMVAEKFVKKGMFEDAIKMFDLASQQEQALRYTSILLSQVVHHANKEGSLRERVQRMAHEFTERYTGAEKNCDSQTWSTFNLLKELAAFFDYYHGKNHQSAMDILERIKLVPLRMSDLDVAVNNFKRLSGEVCKVIPDLLLATMDIAYTKYKTMKGKDVAKFDDLGKKNQLSYLREQAKALTNMAAMVPYRMPGDTNSRLIQTEILMH, encoded by the exons ATGGATTTTAACGCACTGTTGCAGCAAGCCCAAAAGCTGACCCATGAAACGCAAGTTTCCGATGATTTGCCGCGAGTCGAGCGCACCTTGCCGCAGGTGCTGCAAGCAACGCAGGAACTGCACTCGCGCGTAACGCAAACGGGTGCTCAGGACATGCAGGC ccaCATTCTGCTAGGATCGAATGGGATTGATTTGCCGAAAATATCGCAAAAGCTGGAAACGCTCAGTTCGCGCAAAACCTTCGAGCCGCTGGATCCCATCGCTACGACGGACGTACAGAATTTTCTACGCAACGAGAAGGAAAATGCTATCCTCGCTGTGATTGAGGAGGTGCACAAGAAT TCCTACCTGTCCGCTGAAACGCAGAAGTGGGACCACATGATGAACGACTGGAAGCAGGAAAAGGTCAAGCTAATGAATGCGTTAATCGGTCCATCGCAGAGCTGGATTGACATCCGTAAGGGACCGGAGCAGACCATCCTGAACGAAACCACGTTCGGCGGCCGATCTTCACTGAACAGCCAGGAGATGGCGTACGCCCGAGAAGTGCACGAGTACAACAAGCTGGTGTGTGAGGGGGCCATGCGTCCGTCGCTAATACAACGCTTTGCCCAGGTGGCGGAAAGTTTCAACGATTCG CGTGTGAACGATGTATGGGAGGTGATGAAGTACATGACGAACGTAACACCCATCCCCCGCAGCCAGGATCCGATGAAAGTGCGCTGCTCGCAGCATCTGTTCATCAACCAAGCGAAACGCTACCTCGAGAACCGCTACAAGATTTTCATGCAAACCGTCATCTCGGAGCATCTGCGTGAAGCACGCCGTGGCGGCATACCGAGTGTGCTCAATTTGGTCGGCTCGTTCGTCGGGCTGAAGCTGGCCACCCACGGCCTCAACTCGTCCTTTATCGGTCTGCAGGACGGGCAGGTGGATGGCAAGCCGCTGTGGCCGATGGTGTACTATTGCCTGCGCTGCGGAGACATCGCTTCCGCGCTAAAGTGCATGCAGATGGCGGGACAAGGGCACGAGGATTTGATTGCCGTGCTGGAGGAAAAGTGTCACAATCCAGAGCAGAAAACCAATCCCCGCCTGGAGCTGCAGATACGCATGCAGTACAAGCGGCAAATACGCAATGCGACCGATCCGTACAAAAGGGCGGTGTACTGCATCGTGGGCTGCTGCGACATCCAGGAACCGCACGCGGACATTGCCAAAACGACGGACGACTTTCTGTGGATCCAGCTGTCGCTGATCCGTACCGACGGCGATGACAGTGCCGAGCATCTGACCTGCTCCGGGCTGCAGAGCATGATCCTGGAGCAGTACGGCGAGAAGCACTACAACGCGAACGAGCAGCCCCATCTGTACTTCCAGCTGCTGGCGCTCACTGGGCAGTACGAGGCCGGCATCGAGTTTTTGTCCCGCTTCGAGAAGTACCGGGTGCACGCCGTCCACATCGGGCTGGCGCTGAACGAGCTGCACATGATCGGTGGACCGCGCAATCTGCAGGAACCGCTGCTGTCGGTTGACTTTGAGGATCCACACCCGATGCGCCGGTTAAACATTGCCCGTCTGATAATGCTGTACGTGAAAAAGTTTGAAATCACCGACCCACCGGAAGCGTTGCACTATTTCTACTTTTTGCGCAATCTGAAGGACAGCGAGGGGCGCAATCTGTTCCTGGTCAGTGTGGCCGATCTTGCCATCGAGTGCCGGGACTTTGATCTGCTGTTTGGCCGCATGCAGCGCGATGGCATGCGCTCGCGTGGCTTAATCGACCAGTTCGAGACGGTGCACATCGACGCGCGCACCGTGTGCGAAATGGTTGCGGAGAAGTTCGTCAAGAAGGGCATGTTTGAGGATGCGATCAAGATGTTCGATCTGGCCTCTCAGCAGGAGCAGGCCCTGCGCTATACCTCCATACTGCTGTCCCAGGTGGTGCATCACGCCAACAAGGAAGGTTCGCTGCGGGAGCGCGTTCAACGGATGGCACACGAGTTTACCGAACGGTACACCGGGGCAGAGAAGAACTGCGACTCGCAGACGTGGTCCACGTTCAATCTGCTGAAGGAGCTGGCTGCGTTCTTCGATTACTACCACGGCAAAAACCATCAATCCGCGATGGACATTCTCGAACGCATCAAGCTGGTTCCGCTGCGCATGTCCGATCTGGACGTGGCGGTGAACAACTTTAAGCGTTTGTCCGGTGAGGTTTGTAAAGTCATTCCCGACCTGCTGCTCGCTACGATGGACATTGCCTACACGAAGTACAAGACGATGAAGGGCAAGGATGTGGCCAAGTTCGACGATCTTGGCAAAAAGAAC caactaAGCTATCTGCGCGAGCAAGCAAAGGCCCTGACCAACATGGCCGCGATGGTGCCGTATCGTATGCCCGGCGATACCAACAGTAGGCTCATTCAAACGGAAATCCTCATGCACTGA